In a genomic window of Mercenaria mercenaria strain notata chromosome 19, MADL_Memer_1, whole genome shotgun sequence:
- the LOC123542677 gene encoding uncharacterized protein LOC123542677, with amino-acid sequence MADLVQETENVYALRDLPATVVNTMCYLQRTNGPHGHIHYTSGCTDMQVCTQHNQTNGRTSNDMCLQCCDGSFCNSHGCGDNGFPMKELRGPICLDCSFASDHKACDKVTICGLDELCHIEELPWGANSIFHLGCKSKRECALWTGSPADYIDASFEGQGAEMQRSVPLCKTCCQNDYCNRNCTSHNNNNQGIIVG; translated from the exons ATGGCGGATCTTGTACAAGAGACGGAAAATGTTTATGCCTTGCGGGATTTACCGGCGACAGTTGTGAACACA ATGTGCTATCTCCAGCGGACAAATGGTCCACATGGTCATATTCACTACACATCGGGCTGCACAGACATGCAG GTTTGCACCCAACACAATCAGACGAACGGACGAACATCAAATGACATGTGTTTGCAATGTTGCGATGGAAGCTTCTGCAACTCGCACGGGTGCGGAGATAATG GTTTCCCGATGAAAGAGTTACGTGGGCCGATATGTCTTGATTGTAGTTTTGCAAGTGACCATAAAGCGTGCGATAAAGTCACAATCTgtggtcttgatgag cTATGCCATATTGAAGAACTGCCATGGGGAGCTAACTCCATATTTCACCTCGGTTGCAAATCTAAACGT GAATGCGCATTGTGGACTGGATCACCCGCTGATTATATAGATGCGTCATTCGAGGGTCAGGGCGCAGAAATGCAGAGGTCGGTTCCACTGTGCAAGACATGTTGCCAGAACGACTACTGCAACCGGAACTGCACGagtcacaacaacaacaaccaaggGATTATTGTTGGATAA
- the LOC123542691 gene encoding uncharacterized protein LOC123542691 — translation MSVKADGPTFTTATLTSSPRTLTTSTTATTGQHTVKNVAFSDTLFSSPGYVDSLNYGINTTRDYRFSTYPNYTMILTVVEFVLESADKNSNCAYDRVTLYDGYDDTAPVLNILCGSISPGTTYQTTGNAVYVEFYSDGTNTYKGFQMSVKADGPRLSTTKTTFSTATLTSSPRTLTTVTAPTTGDQQSPSRTSIPPSSTSTSALPDNGLVCFGCEYTTALSYCDSIQSCKVNQMCYLQRARNPQGHNHYRSGCMDQQICYRHNQSDNGLSSETCLQCCTEHFCNSHGCGDHGFPPMESRGPICLDCAYASHPNECDRVTICSQEQSCHIEELQWGDVSIFHLGCKSIHECAFETRSVTDMNDASTAGKDVLSQRSVPLCKACCQDDFCNRNCTRSGSNNQLEIVG, via the exons ATGTCGGTTAAAGCAGATGGTCCAACCTTTACTACTGCAACTCTAACTTCAAGTCCTCGCACTCTAACGACATCTACAACTGCCACGACAG GTCAACATACAGTCAAAAACGTGGCCTTCAGTGATACTCTATTTTCATCCCCTGGATACGTAGATAGTCTTAACTATGGAAT TAATACCACCCGGGATTACCGTTTCTCCACTTATCCAAATTATACCATGATTCTTACCGTAGTAGAGTTTGTGTTGGAAAGCGCAGACAAAAATAGTAATTGTGCCTATGACAGAGTTACATTGTATGAcg GGTATGATGACACTGCGCCAGTTCTGAATATACTTTGTGGTTCTATTTCTCCGGGTACAACGTACCAGACGACAGGCAACGCTGTTTATGTAGAATTCTATTCGGATGGAACTAATACTTATAAGGGGTTTCAAATGTCAGTTAAAGCAGACGGTCCACGTTTGTCAACGACGAAAACAACCTTTTCTACTGCAACTCTAACTTCAAGTCCTCGCACTCTAACAACAGTTACTGCTCCCACGACAGGGGATCAACAGTCTCCATCAAGAACCAGTATTCCACCATCTAGTACTTCAACATCAG CTTTACCAGACAACGGCTTGGTGTGTTTTGGTTGTGAATATACTACTGCGTTATCATACTGCGACAGCATACAGTCTTGTAAAGTAAATCAG atGTGTTATCTTCAACGTGCCAGAAACCCGCAGGGCCATAATCACTACAGGTCGGGCTGTATGGACCAGCAG ATCTGCTACAGACACAATCAAAGTGACAATGGGTTATCCAGTGAGACATGTCTACAATGCTGTACAGAACATTTCTGTAACTCACATGGCTGTGGAGATCATG GTTTCCCTCCAATGGAGTCACGTGGTCCAATTTGTCTTGATTGCGCATATGCTAGCCACCCAAATGAGTGTGATAGGGTCACAATATGCAGTCAGGAACAG TCTTGTCATATCGAAGAGTTGCAGTGGGGAGATGTGTCAATATTTCATCTTGGTTGCAAATCTATCCAT GAATGTGCGTTTGAAACCCGTTCAGTGACCGACATGAATGATGCCTCTACAGCTGGTAAAGACGTCCTGTCTCAACGATCCGTTCCGCTTTGTAAAGCGTGTTGCCAAGATGACTTCTGTAATCGCAATTGTACGAGGAGTGGCAGCAATAACCAACTAGAAATTGTTGGATAA